From Passer domesticus isolate bPasDom1 chromosome 8, bPasDom1.hap1, whole genome shotgun sequence, a single genomic window includes:
- the LOC135305570 gene encoding olfactory receptor 14J1-like, translating into MFFFLLNLALSDLGSICTTVPKAMHNSLWDTSTISYTGCAAQLFFLYFFLSAEYFLLTIMCYDRYVSICKPLHYGTLLGSRACAHMAAAAWASAFLYSLLHTANTFSLPLCHGNALGQFFCEIPQILKLSCSKSYLRELGLIAISACLVFGCFVFIVFSYVQIFRAVLRIPSEQGRHKAFSTCLPHLAVVSLFVSTVIFAHLKPLSISSPSLDLSVSVLYLVVSPALNPLIYSLRNQEIKDALRKMMTVSFQKH; encoded by the coding sequence atgttcttcttcctgctcaacctggccctcagcgacctgggctccatctgcaccactgtccccaaagccatgcacaattccctctgggacaccagcaccatctcctacacaggatgtgctgctcagctcttttttttgtatttcttcctgtcagcagagtatttcctcctgaccatcatgtgctacgaccgctacgtgtccatctgcaaacccctgcactacgggaccctcctgggcagcagagcttgtgcccacatggcagcagctgcctgggccagtgcctttctctattcactgctgcacacagccaatacattttccctgcccctgtgccatggcaatgctctgggccagttcttctgtgaaatcccccagatcctcaagctctcctgctccaaatcctacctcagggaacttgggctcatTGCAATTAGTGCCTGTTTGgtatttggctgttttgtgttcattgttttctcctatgtgcagatcttcagggctgtgctgaggatcccctctgagcagggacggcacaaagccttttccacctgcctccctcacctggctgtggtctctctgtttgTCAGCACTGTTATCTTTGCTCACCTGAAGCCCCTCTCCATCtcgtccccatccctggatctctcAGTCTCTGTTCTGTACTTGGTGGTGTCTCCAGCCCtcaaccccctcatctacagcctgaggaaccaggagatCAAGGATGCCCTGAGGAAAATGATGACtgtatcttttcagaaacattaa